The Armigeres subalbatus isolate Guangzhou_Male unplaced genomic scaffold, GZ_Asu_2 Contig937, whole genome shotgun sequence genomic sequence attttctacgattttgatagtgcctaaaaaatggtcggcgcgttttgttaccaaggaAACAGACAATATTATACACAGCATTTTTCGCTCGAAAAaacccgaaagctctccggtctacctcttttaatgtccatgcttcatgtccataaagggccactggtagaatcagagttttatatagagcaaatttcgtttcagtctgcatgttgcgggatgAAAGCGGGTTGCGTAATCCGtagaaggccctattcgcagcagcaatatgtCTTtccacttcacgggaaacgttaTTGTCACAATGTGAAATTGctcttatgctacgtttaggCAAGGcgagtgaattgagcaagtcgcttgaatcgaacgcgaattgaacGCGTTAaaaccttaattcaattcacttgaacgaaaaaaaGCTGAGcattcaacttttggcaagtcaattgaattcaacggagttgttcaattcacttgccctgtcaaaacttAGCATTAGGAAGAGCAATTAAGCATATCAAtaaatgcaaataaatgtgaaatcgTGTAATTAATCTCCTTAGAATGCTATTTTGATCTCCCTAATGTGCTTTTCTCATGTTAAATGCGCGAATAAATGATATTTGTGAGGTTTACCAAATagtacaaaaacaaacatttacCCTATGTTTCCCATATTTTTATTTGCAGCCAAAACCCCCCGCTAAGCCATGTCCGGATTAGCCGATCCCGTTGCcttcctgaaggattttgcCGCCGGTGGTATCTCGGCGGCCATCTCCAAGACCGCTGTGGCCCCCATCGAGCGTGTCAAGCTGCTGCTTCAGGTTCAGCACATCTCCAAACAGATCGCCGAAGCCGACCGATACAAGGGCATGGTGGACTGCTTCGTACGAATTCCCAAGGAGCAGGGAATCGGCGCCTACTGGCGTGGTAACATGGCCAACGTCATCCGGTACTTCCCTACCCAGGCACTGAACTTCGCCTTCAAGGACAAGTACAAGCAGGTATTCCTGGGTGGCGTCGACAAGAACACCCAGTTTGTGAGATACTTCGTTGGTAACCTGGCCTCCGGCGGTATGGCTGGTGCCACCTCGCTGTGCTTTGTCTACCCCCTTGACTTCGCCCGTACCCGGTAGGTTTCATTATGCCACGTTCCAGCTAGTAATCTAATTTCAAACTCGTTATTTGACTTTCAGTTTGGCTGCTGATGTCGGCAAGGGCGCCGGTGAACGTGAATTCAAAGGTTTGGGTGATTGTTTGGGTAAGATCTTCAAGACTGACGGCATTGTTGGTCTGTATCGTGGCTTCGGTGTATCCGTGCAGGGTATCATCATCTACCGTGCTGCCTACTTTGGCTTCTACGACACTGCTCGTGGTATGCTGCCAAATCCTAAGACCACTCCGTGGTACGTCAGCTGGGCCATCGCTCAGGTTAGTATCAAGGACATCAAGCACCATCCGTTGTAGTTAGTACCGCTAACGAAACATGTTTCATTATAGGTCGTCACTACCGTTGCTGGTATCGTGTCCTATCCCTTCGACACCGTCCGTCGTCGTATGATGATGCAGTCCGGTCGTGCCAAGTCCGAAATCATCTACAAGAGCACATTACACTGTTGGGGTACGATTGCCAAACAGGAAGGTACTGGAGCATTCTTCAAGGGTGCCTTCTCGAACGTTCTTCGCGGTACTGGCGGTGCCTTCGTACTTGTGTTGTACGATGAAATCAAGAAGGTGCTGTAAACTTCTGCAAAAACCCTGCTTTTAATGCGTTTTCGTCCTTTCCACTATGAATTCCCCGTAATCCCTCATTGCTTCCTTTCCTTCCATAATCGAATCCCGTGGTAGTTCCTAGTCTCTTTCTCTCTTAAACTAGTGTATTATTATGTATATTGTCTCCTCTTAAGCGATTCGACTGTTGTGTTCACGAAGCAACCTGTCACAAATGTTGCGTATTTTGCGTGTAAATGTACAAACAGAAATCTAAGATCCAATGTGATGcagcgaaaaaaaatgaaaaattaacaGGAAAAAGTGCGATGTAAAGTGCTAAGTGCGGCGAAAATATGGAACCTAAAAATAAGATaaaccgaataaaaaataaacaacatcaAACCAATCTGTCTTTCAATTGTTACGTGTTTCATACTTCCTATGAACAATAGGTTGTAGGTATGGTCTGACCTAAATATATACTGTTTTAGCCAATTCTGGAGTGAACAGCATCTTGGCTGTCTGGGATTATTGCAACATACTCTTCTGAATACTGGGTTTGTGGTTTATCCTTTTGCACACCGTCAAAGATTACCCAAGCTCGAATACTCCAACTGTTTTTTAGTCCAAATAGTTTCCTTACTTGATCCTCAATCGCCACTTTAACTTCGTTATTCCCCCAAGGAGTTGACTTTTTTCCTACTttaccagatgttctaggtatGATCTCCGCTACTTCGATGATTTTCTTGGCTGAATTCTTCCGGCCTGTCTTTTGGAATACGTTCTAGGATTGCATCATCGAACTCGCTAGTTAGCGTATTCGTGTAACCACTTTTTTCATTGGCGTAATGGTGATGTTATCAGACTAAATTTTAACAGTACATGATAATGATCACTCGTCCTGGTGCCGTCGCCTACTTTCCATTGATATTTATCGGCAACTTCTTGCGATGCGATGGATAAACCCGATGCCGAAGTTGCTCCGAACGAGGATCTAATCTGGTGTGTCCCTCTGTATTCAATATCACAAGTTTTTTGTTCGTTATATATTCCTTAAAAATAGCTCCGTTTTGCACTCCCCCACATTGGACTGTGACAGTTAAAGGATTAAAGTTTCCTGCTAACACGAATAGAGTGAGTAACTGATTCAGCAATTTCGCTAGTTCTTCTCTCAAAGTCTGAGATGGCGTATCACACCAAATTTATTTATCGTCGTCCAGCAAACTGAATTGCTGGAATTGCTTCAGTAAATTTCCTGTTACTGAAACTTCAGCTAAGTTGGTTTTGTTAGCTGAAAATCCAGCAATTCATTGACATTGCTGAACATCCAGCAATGTATCTGTCAAACACTTATATTTTTATTCGTTCATTTCATTTGCCATGTTGCGACAGACGATGAAAGCCAAGGCGAAAGCTGAACCGAGGAATAAATTGGTAAACTGCGTTTTGGAGATGACAACAGCAGTTTGTAAGCAGTTTGCAGCTTACATATTTATTCAAGATTTCTtgaatgttcatgtttttaccatatttttaatgaaaaacaaagattttgctgaaaaccagtaaaattttagccgcgataaaattgctgaaaatcaccAATAGTTCTGTCAAAATGCATTGCTGTATTGATTGCTGTAAATACAGcaaaatattttgctgaatttATTGCTGGTTAAacagcacaaaaaaaaatcagcaaaaagTTGCTGGTttccagcgaaaaaaaaaaaattgtgtgaTGATATGGAAAGTATAAGCTAGCGTAAATGGCGGAACTGGGAAATACTACTTGTGcgataactttttttgtgtctattagagaggctttcagccctaggctggctcacctcagAGAAGTGCGGCTACTATTTGCAGCGGTGTTTTCATATGGAGAAATTTGTACAAGAAGCTTTTATGAATAGCGAGACCTTGTAACATTTGCCATGTCCCATAAAATTGGAATTATTCctaaataaatgtattttttcttAATGATATAGGAGTTAGAATTAGAACTGTTAAAATTCCCCGATAAAGTTGCCCATTTGACATACGGCCACTACTTTCTATCCCCACGATACGGCTACGCGTACGCCTACGCATAAGCAGCGGGAAGTTGCAAAAATGATCTATGAACAGGAGACGCAAAACGGGAGTTTTTTGGAGCTGGATAGGGTTACGGGATGTAATATTAGGCCAGGATGTAAAGTTGGCTCATCATGCAAACTAATCAATAATTCAATAataatacatcgttttgtagATAGATATTTATCAAAGCTTCCGTGAAAAAGTTTATCAAGCcgactttatttatattatGCAAGATTCGTGCACTTCTTcaactgataaacgcaataaacctgcgtgaaaaattgctttgacttggtttgtttgcaacaactTAAGTAGGCAGGCAGTGCAAGAGATTTTTCTTTTGCTCAATAAAGTAGTTTTTGCAATGAACTTACCTATTTTCGCACATTATATATGAACGGATAACAATTCCACTATGTTAGCATTCATGTTAAATTAACTATTTTCATGAGTATTGTAAAACAATTacccaaaacttttttgaacaatattagaacactttattttatttttttttttttttttaactaattttatttgcttattatttaatacatgcattcatctcttagactaggtgttccgtgttttcttaacactatcatccttatttgctatgttacgcttttagttatagagcttgctgacgttaatcatctttctcttgcactcGCACAGAggagataggatttgttttcatcgggaaacgcttccgaagcgtttcccgatgaaaacaaatctatCCTccatgcgcttgaaagagaaggaTGAGTAAACGTCAACAAGCtctattattaatacatttcaattgcctctggcagttagaattttttcctctggttgaattgaaccatgtaggaattacaatgttttcaacttaaactaaacttaacctatttaatATTAGAACACTCGTTGCCAAAATGACTGACGGCTGACGATTTCGCTTATACAAACGATTTACAGTGAATAATGCACCAACATTTCATGGACTGAAAAAGCATCCAACGCCAGAGTCGAGATTAGGAAAATTGGCCGAACATAAAGTCCATTTCTCACGAAACTTTTGGTGGATTAAGTAATAGATTTTTTaacattattgttgtttctgaatacttggcgtaataaccaaaagtaagaaagcgtaataaccaaaagtaagtggcgtaataaccaaaagtaagaATTTTAACCTTATACCCCATATGAAAAGGAGGCATACCGAATCTCTTCTGGCTTGAGCGTCCGTTCGAATAAGgtgcgtgaaaaaaaaaaacttcgttaGTGAGAGAGTGACTAAAACGTGCTTGTGCTTTCCACCTTAATGGACAAGATTGTACCCTCAAATATCCGGTCGTGAATTGTGCGAACGCTAGCGTATTCGTGAATCTGCTtcacacggttagaaaaaagtacctaattttagggacttttttctcttgcatcccCCTCCTCTTccttttgttgtcataaaatgtaGAGTCCTATAAGTTATAGTCACTGtaataaaatgaagagcaaaaccactcaacaagggcagtaaagtgtgggaacccaactttgagtaatctcatgtttacaaaagttgagtgaaatttacctaacttttgattagtttctatttaaaattaattatattttacttaatattaagtaaattttattcaatttcaaggaaaaattacttaattttgggttcccacactgaacccccgatttgagtgaaaagtacctaatattaagtACTTTTTTCTAATCGTGCAGTGATTCTGAAATCAAGAATTATTGGGATACGTGCTCGTGCTCCCGAGGGAGATTGTAAGTGAAACAGATCGAACCCCGTTATTGTAAAGAACTCTAAGTGCAGAACTAGGTCCGAACTAGAGACGTTGGTATTATACAGAGATACTCGGAGCGAACAAAAGCAATGCTGGCTTCACGGCCAACAGACAAAAAAATTCTGTGCGATCGACAACATAAAAATTATTGTGAGAACTTGAAGTGACTCTCAGTGTGAGCTGTTATTTCGTTTGCTCCAACTacatattttgttttctttagcaTCATTTCCTTatattcaacaataaatatgattaaataCCATTTATATATGATTTGCTATGAGAACTCTGAAAACATATTCATTtactgaacttttcaaacttttttataatttctataaTATTGTTTACAATACCTATCTTTCATTTAGTACCGAttggtaatgtttgtttactttgctcgtttgGTACCGCGTTTGACGGTTCGTTTGGTACTTTCAGCTTCACTGTTTGCGGGTCTCTATCTATAAACAACGTCTCTGGGCGTAGTCAGAGGGGGGATGGGGTGGGGGCGTtgcccccctaaattgtggaaagattgaacgggtactgaaatgaattccctcaaacatgtgcactttacgatccaatcatatacagaaataggtggttgaaattcaagattcccaaaacttattagggcatccaggatccataatatatgaaagttcaaaacaactcgcaACATTTcaggctcaaaaattctccttgaaatccttttaGAAGCTCCcatgggaacttctgaattcctccggaaagttatccacaaattcctctgaaaatcgttcgaaaatccttctcatgtaattgtaattcctccttatctagaaaccccccattaattttttttaggaaattccttgaagatttcttctctccaagatttacttctagatatttcttcggctattctctctttaggaagaatccggcatttccttcaagcatgcattcgagagttccttcaagaatacatacggaatttcttcccaaaattctaccagaagtttcttcaaaaatttaggTCGGAAAttctccgatttagctccataatttcacttgtaaatctataagaaattccttcggaaattcttctaggaacttctccgggcattcctctcggaactcttcctttaatttctccgggattacttccaggaaattttccgggaataccttcaaacattcaatagcgaaatcatctagcattccaatctggaatactttttgcaattacttcagaatgtccttcaagaaatcctctagaaatatcttcatgaatttctcctggaattcgtccaagtatttccccagaaattcttaaaggtattttttcgggagtttcttcaggtacttctccaggaattccttcaggaatttctccgagagattttccgcggaagtgtactagaattccttccggacttcactcggaatttactcggatatctgccaagagttcttccagaaatttcttcggaacaatccgcagggattttcttcagcaattcatctgggaatactttcaggattctatctgggaatttctgcattaattcctcctggtatttttctgggcaTTCctacagatattttttcggaaattcctttaggaacttctctaagaattatatcaggacttccatgtgggaagtcctccggaagtgcttgtgggagttcctccgggagttcttccaggagtttttccaagaaattctccggtaatacctccaggaacttcacagggaattcctggacgatatttggcaggaatttcacgggaaatggaatttcggaagttccttcagaaatatttttctcttcctctagcgtattccaccggatgttcctctgaagttccaccagtagttccttcgggaattcaatcaggctttcttccaggaattcatttagcatttcttaggcatttatctacaaattcctccagaagttactcggagaatttctctgggagttcttacgggaattcctccgggaggttcttttaagaactcttccaggagttcctcctggaattcttacggaagttcctttgggagttcatcctagaattcttacgagagttcctccaggatttcctccggaaattcttcctgtagttcttcaataaattcctccagaagttacaccggcagttcctccgagaattcctctgataatttctccggaaattcctatagaaaatcccccgggagttcctccggaaattactctgggagttccttttcagagaaacacacggagaaactgccggtgaaactcccggagggattctcgtagaaactgctggtggatctcccggaggaattcccgaaaaaactgccggaggagctcccgtaagatctcccgtaagaactcccggaggaattgcaggaggaactcctagaagaattcctagaggacctcccggatgagctcccagagagactatcggaagaacttcgggaggaatttccagcttaatttctgaagaaagcctaaatgatttcctgaaaaaagcctgaataatttcctggaagagcttctggtggaactcccggaggaatttccggagaaactcccagatgaattgctggtggaattcccggaggaactctcgaaggaattttctggaagaatttctgaagaaacttccgggagaattttcaaaggaaccccggggaaactaccagaagcattctcggaaacaaaagaattcatcttatagacaaatctcgtctagctgaaacctttgttggggtttgtagctggaccatcatcatcatcagaggacctcccggagaattccctgaggagctcgcagagaaattctcggaggagcttctggtgggaaatctatataaattcctgaagaagcctaaataaattccaattctgccaaAATTCCCggaataattttcagaggaactgccgatagaactaccggaataattctcgaaggaaatcctagagaaattcttggtggaaatgccggtggaactcctggaagaattcccggaggaattttcggagaaactcctggaggatctcccagtggaaatcttgaagtttccaccggaattctttcaggatttcattgcgaattaatctaggaattcctcggaaaattccattgtataaatttcctgtggaattcctggagaaattctttgaaattttcacaagaaattattcgaaacaattcacgaaaaattttatggaatttacacaagaaattcgaagatgtTTTGTGAAATTCTcgggaatgtttactggcaatcctgcggaattttcacggaatattcttattcttaaaaattatgggaaacagcacgaaattatttgaattattgcagggaattctgcagaacttataaagaagttcgtgaagattttcttggagtaaataatggtggaattttcggatcgaTTCCCgacaaaatttatggtggaaatcCTGAAGACCCGaatgccgaagaagttgctggaggcattcctaaagaatccctgatagaatttcggaaagaatgccaggagcaattgtcgaaggaattcctggagaaagcttgcatattgatttttctgcctattttataataaatattatttcagagaggatttgtttagaaattcagatgtatggttctagttttcttaaacttatggaaaaatgcaggatttttataataattgttatagccgattttatattctttctgaatactaagttcgttaatatttttctcactttatttaaaaatatctgatgatcaataaatcacgcattttaatatccattattgtttcgatttggtttggatttggtttcatgtgttaatattcatgtgtttttatgcaactactataaaactacaatttagaagaccaaaaaagttgcccccccccccctattcGAAATCCTAGCTACGCCCATGACCTAAACGCTAACTTACAACCTAATCCACTCCGGGACGAATGAACTATTGGTACTATTTGATACGACAAAATTTCTGAAGATATGATTTGTTCGAAAGCGCATTTCCTGCAGTGCTATGACCATCGGCTGAAATTCGTTTGTGATCAGTTGGATTTGAGGGTATCGCTCTGCAGTTCCATTGTAAGACAACGGTTCTACCATTTCCTAAATCATGATGTTGATATGAAATGACCATTATTGATTGCTGTCTCGTCTCGATTAATTGTTTGTGATCATATCTGCAAGTTGGtgttccggagacgagccagcctagggaaGAAAGTCTTTTCCCTTTTCGTGGCACAGACCTGTTGGTCCACATatggctgaaagtctcttaaaTATAGATATTGGTGTTGTATATTATGTTAATTGCATGTTGGCAGAGTACTTTCCTATGCGGTGAATGGGGGCCCCTCGCCGACTGCTGCCGGATGAACAACAAGCGAACCTGGATCATCTTTGGTCAGCGTCGGCTCCAAGCAAGACTTGGTTTATTTCTCTTCACTATTGTCATATCTGTATGTATTCGGGAATTTGCAGGCCGCACTGGAGGAGTTACCGTCGACAGGTTGGGGTATGACGTCCTGGATAGTTCGTCCATCTAGCTGCGCTTCCTTGTTGGAGAGTAAGGGGGGTACTACACATCCCCCATCCTCATGCCTACTGTAGTCATAGTCGAGAGAGGTCGAGAGTGGTGCCTAGTGAATTTATCGCCGATGCCGGATGATTGCTTCGATCGATGTTAGGTCTGTTTTCCAGGTTTACTGCGTTAAGCGATGATAGTGCTCGaatcgatttcttcgatatcGGATATATACATCGGCGTGCTTTAGATGTCCGCTGGATCTATCAGGTTGTGCTTCTGGATATTACATAGTTCGTTTTGGCAGCCAAGACGTGTATGTACAATCacctatgctatgctatgctctGTGATCACCAACATTCTTCCAACTGGGATGTCCTTTATATGTTCTgtgttgtcaaaaaatcattcTTCCTCGCAAATTTGAGCATGCAATGTGTATGCCAGTCATTTTGTGCGGTTTATTCTCGTTCATGTTATTTAGCAGAATGAAGGTACCTCGTATTCTTGGAAAAGGTGATTGCTTATTTTTATCCCTGGAGTATACCCGCGGTATGCAGTTTCGTGTGAGCACGTTGCCGTCCTTAGTGGTGCGATTTTTCAAACATGATCTATCTCCGACCGGAACTTATtgacttacttatgggtcctttactcctccggtggtgcaaagggccgacttgaaagatctccatcctgagcgatgtgaagctatcgctttaacctgttgccaggttagatttcggtcgacttcttttatttctttattgaggcttcgccgccatgagcctctgggtctgcctctgctgcgatgtcccgctgggttccagtctaatgcttgtttacagttTTCGTTTACAcctctacgtagagtgtggccgacccagacCCACTTCCGATctcaaatttctgttgctatcggcctctggtgacaacgacgatggagctcgttgtttgagatccagttgtgaggccaccaggcccgaattatacaccgcaggcatctgttaatgaacacctgcagccgttgagtgttctccactgatacacaccatgtttcgctagcgtataacagcacagatttcacgttagagttgaaaattcgtattttgttgcgttcacttatctgcctgtttttccagatatttcttaaactcgcaaaggcagcccttgctttcttgatccgtgcgcctatgtcgatcttggtaccgccgtctgacgccatttggctaccaagatattggaagctttcaacattctctacTGAttacccggctactgtgaaactggaagaggTTACCATGTTCACATCCaactatttggttttgttgacgttgatgactaggCCTGcggaagaggagcgctcggcaaagTCGTTGTGCTTACACTGTATATAAGAGCGCAGtagagcgaggagtgcaacgtcatcagccaattcgaagttgtttaggtgctccatggttataggctgccatagcagcccgcagtttggttcacggtcaatcgcacctaccagaatctcgtcgattacaatgaagaacagtaacggtgatagaatacatccttgcctcacaccagctatgacccgaatagggtcggacaagaccccattgagCAAaacactctacacgagaaggcctcatactgtgcctcgatgaggccgatgattttctcaggaactcccttgcgtctcagggcttcccacatattctcgtgattgagtcGGTCGGAAGCTTTTTCgcagtcaatgaataccaagtaaagggactcttggaattcgtcgacctgctccaaaatgatatACGGATCGTGACAATAGGTTCCACACAGGATcctccggcacggaatccggcctgctgccggcCCCTGCTGCCGCATCGATCtgctcctgaatccgggctaggataactttgcatagaactttgagaacggtacacagcaacataatgcctcgccagttatcgcatacagtcaggtcacccttttagggcaccttcactaagataccttgcatccagtcgaccgggaaagttgcggtgtcccagatattacgaaataaacgatgcagtagttgagcggatgtcattgggtcagctttgagcatctcggctgatatgcgatcgactactggggctttattcga encodes the following:
- the LOC134204862 gene encoding ADP,ATP carrier protein 2, translating into MSGLADPVAFLKDFAAGGISAAISKTAVAPIERVKLLLQVQHISKQIAEADRYKGMVDCFVRIPKEQGIGAYWRGNMANVIRYFPTQALNFAFKDKYKQVFLGGVDKNTQFVRYFVGNLASGGMAGATSLCFVYPLDFARTRLAADVGKGAGEREFKGLGDCLGKIFKTDGIVGLYRGFGVSVQGIIIYRAAYFGFYDTARGMLPNPKTTPWYVSWAIAQVVTTVAGIVSYPFDTVRRRMMMQSGRAKSEIIYKSTLHCWGTIAKQEGTGAFFKGAFSNVLRGTGGAFVLVLYDEIKKVL